One Anaerolineae bacterium genomic window carries:
- a CDS encoding putative C-S lyase, protein MIYDFDTPVDRRLSDSSKWSTCPPGVLPLPVADMDFLCPEPVVRALHERVDHGVFGYGCEPAGLREAIVDRLYRLYRWQVPTEALVFLPGVVAGFNLACRALAAEGRGVLVQPPVYPPILSAPGRHGLRRLEAPLVRGEGGRYQVDWDAFEEAASEAGLFLLCSPHNPVSRVFTRAELERLAETCLRHRVIICSDEIHCDLVYRGYEHIPIASLAPEVGRRTVTLMAPSKTYNIPGLHCAFAVIEDEALRRRYQLARAGLVGEPNVLGFVAALAAYREGQEWLEQVLAYLEANRDFLAAHVAANLPGVRITPVEGTFLAWLDCRELALPGGPSRFFLEEARVDLSDGATFGAQGEGFVRLNFACSRGVLQEALDRMAKALEGVRPVA, encoded by the coding sequence CCAAGTGGAGCACCTGCCCGCCGGGCGTGCTGCCCCTGCCTGTAGCCGACATGGATTTCCTGTGCCCGGAGCCGGTGGTTCGAGCCCTCCATGAGCGAGTGGATCACGGTGTGTTCGGCTATGGGTGCGAGCCTGCCGGCCTGCGGGAGGCCATAGTGGACCGCCTGTATCGGCTGTACCGCTGGCAGGTGCCGACCGAGGCACTGGTGTTCCTGCCTGGGGTGGTAGCCGGTTTCAACCTGGCCTGCCGCGCTCTGGCTGCCGAGGGGCGCGGTGTGCTGGTGCAACCGCCGGTGTACCCTCCCATCCTGAGTGCGCCGGGTAGGCACGGCCTCAGGCGACTGGAGGCGCCCCTGGTTCGCGGGGAAGGGGGTCGCTATCAGGTGGATTGGGATGCCTTCGAGGAGGCCGCGTCCGAGGCCGGGCTCTTCCTGCTCTGCAGCCCTCACAACCCGGTGAGCCGCGTGTTCACCCGGGCCGAGCTGGAGCGCCTGGCGGAGACGTGCTTGCGTCACCGGGTGATCATCTGTTCCGACGAGATCCACTGCGACCTGGTGTACCGCGGGTACGAGCACATCCCCATCGCCTCCCTGGCGCCGGAAGTGGGAAGGCGCACCGTCACTCTGATGGCGCCCAGCAAGACCTACAACATCCCCGGCCTGCACTGCGCCTTCGCCGTCATCGAGGACGAGGCCCTCCGGCGGCGATACCAGTTGGCTCGGGCGGGACTGGTAGGGGAGCCCAACGTGCTGGGCTTCGTGGCGGCGCTCGCTGCCTACCGCGAGGGGCAGGAGTGGCTGGAGCAGGTGCTAGCCTACCTGGAGGCCAACCGCGACTTCCTGGCTGCCCACGTGGCCGCGAACCTGCCCGGGGTGAGGATAACGCCGGTGGAAGGCACCTTCCTCGCCTGGCTGGACTGCCGGGAGCTGGCCCTGCCCGGCGGGCCATCCCGGTTCTTCCTGGAAGAGGCCCGGGTGGACCTGAGCGACGGGGCGACATTCGGCGCCCAAGGCGAGGGGTTCGTTCGCCTCAACTTCGCCTGCAGCCGGGGGGTGCTGCAGGAAGCCCTGGACCGGATGGCGAAGGCGCTGGAAGGAGTGAGGCCCGTAGCCTAG